Proteins co-encoded in one Brassica oleracea var. oleracea cultivar TO1000 chromosome C4, BOL, whole genome shotgun sequence genomic window:
- the LOC106341765 gene encoding uncharacterized protein LOC106341765, which produces MSPPALIVFEDGLTNKWSNDEWQSLSVSPGENPNPSSNFNFLAKNAALQDQLTVSRPSVKDESFRIVLPLAMSPPRDTAVPLPVLPQPMMKQRKKLGHQETMFSEEEEEDFKCSAFCLSLPGFGKQKPVRSPKSEDSPIKKKTIKASSFSNSAVSLSASLEKFECGSWASTSALARENGRLYFDLPVEMIKCGSGGGGDVQEPVSLGFFFDKETGSPALRSVLKTSLSVRQQRGSVEMSPQRRVRFSTTSSVSCPTSPRSCITPRLLKARDDFNTFLAAQNA; this is translated from the coding sequence ATGTCTCCTCCAGCGTTGATTGTGTTTGAAGATGGTCTAACCAACAAATGGAGCAACGACGAATGGCAGAGTCTCAGCGTTTCTCCCGGAGAAAACCCTAACCCTAGCTCTAACTTCAATTTCTTGGCGAAGAATGCAGCTCTCCAGGACCAGCTGACAGTTTCCCGCCCATCTGTAAAAGATGAAAGCTTCAGAATAGTCTTACCTCTGGCGATGTCTCCTCCAAGAGACACCGCCGTGCCGTTACCTGTTCTTCCCCAGCCGATGATGAAGCAACGGAAGAAGCTTGGCCACCAAGAAACCATGTTTTCTGAAGAAGAAGAAGAAGATTTCAAGTGCAGTGCCTTCTGTTTATCTCTCCCTGGTTTTGGGAAGCAGAAACCTGTTAGGTCACCAAAAAGTGAGGATTCTCCTATAAAGAAGAAAACGATCAAAGCGTCATCGTTCTCAAACTCTGCTGTCTCGCTAAGTGCCTCGCTTGAGAAATTCGAGTGTGGCTCATGGGCTTCAACGAGTGCTCTGGCTCGAGAAAACGGTCGTTTGTACTTCGATCTGCCGGTGGAGATGATCAAATGTGGGAGCGGGGGCGGCGGAGATGTGCAAGAGCCGGTGAGTTTAGGTTTCTTCTTCGACAAGGAAACAGGAAGTCCGGCTTTGAGAAGCGTTCTAAAGACTTCTTTGTCGGTAAGGCAACAAAGAGGTTCGGTTGAGATGTCACCGCAACGCCGTGTTAGGTTTTCGACCACGTCCTCTGTTTCATGCCCGACATCACCAAGATCGTGTATCACCCCGCGGCTGCTTAAAGCTAGAGATGACTTCAATACGTTCTTAGCAGCACAGAACGCGTGA
- the LOC106341764 gene encoding uncharacterized protein LOC106341764 has translation MAASSQVEIASLRSNFGCLLRDNNRRNNNDDVIVKKNLNAQVKSPVISDKNSQNRVGSWKGNKPRKKNKSRLGSPEKQRNHFSDRTKPLKRGASSLVQIWEARLSPSNGGNSPIHGQETERSVGASVREETNLSAPSIDGESESENESRDHDPTVEIESETLHSVPDSGESKWGRVAEIIRRLKLTAGDNVGAVAKTYLPEKSIFPVVSSPRLRGRQAFSDLLARLERDRHLELDSLLERNAVSKFPQRGRLQSMLRLRSLKRGLVIQDRHRSSAKSPDLNRLEHGPTVLHLRERFGANATSSTERSSLPNRKTEEAMLCKKETESNLSCLHMQEIILPEALSRNSDNNSPSTSVTHRESQIMENMVESGTQGSQETPFLEKQETSYIWEEEEECENEQSCYGEMSYDWFTEISRPRTYWEDLRQSRYLQVMNSRSDKDDICRLLERRTVSDFLQSGLREKIDKFIMSRVQTHPIQRIHQAGKEEQNCDVSEEEDDLSQTSSQLFASSPAGSWSSQDTGVTSTPDLLPLHNLQTNEMEIISEMRSQILHLQLEMSELRDSVKTCLDVNASLQKSIHRENPLKRKCCVCNETQVDTLLYRCGHMCTCLRCANELQCNGGKCPICYAKILDVVRVFVDSRT, from the exons ATGGCAGCGTCTTCTCAGGTAGAGATCGCGTCTCTGCGATCTAACTTCGGGTGTCTCCTCAGAGATAACAACCGAAGAAACAACAACGATGACGTCATTGTCAAGAAGAATCTGAACGCACAAGTGAAATCTCCAGTTATCTCCGACAAGAACTCGCAGAACAGAGTCGGTTCTTGGAAAGGAAACAAGCCGAGAAAGAAGAACAAAAGCCGTCTTGGATCGCCGGAGAAACAACGTAACCACTTTTCCGACAGGACTAAACCTTTGAAGAGAGGAGCTTCTTCTCTCGTGCAGATATGGGAGGCACGGCTGAGTCCATCCAACGGCGGAAACTCGCCGATCCACGGCCAAGAAACAGAGAGAAGTGTTGGAGCGAGCGTTCGTGAAGAAACCAACCTTTCGGCTCCCTCCATCGACGGCGAATCTGAATCGGAGAACGAGTCGAGGGATCATGATCCAACGGTGGAGATCGAATCCGAGACTCTCCACTCGGTTCCTGACTCGGGAGAGAGCAAATGGGGAAGAGTCGCTGAGATTATCCGGAGACTGAAGCTCACCGCCGGCGACAATGTCGGTGCAGTTGCGAAAACTTATTTGCCGGAGAAAAGTATTTTTCCGGTGGTTTCTTCGCCGCGACTCCGAGGACGGCAAGCGTTCTCCGATTTGCTTGCGCGTCTGGAACGGGACCGTCACCTGGAACTGGATTCGCTTCTTGAACGCAACGCAGTTTCTAAATTTCCTCAACGCGGTCGCCTCCAG TCAATGTTGCGGCTAAGGAGTCTCAAACGCGGCCTAGTGATTCAAGATCGTCATCGGTCTAGCGCAAAATCACCTGATTTGAATCGCCTGGAACATGGCCCTACAGTTCTCCACCTAAG GGAAAGATTTGGGGCAAACGCTACTTCTTCTACGGAGCGGTCAAGCCTTCCAAACCGCAAGACAGAGGAGGCAATGCTATGTAAGAAAGAAACTGAATCAAATTTGAGTTGCCTTCATATGCAAGAAATCATATTACCAGAAGCCTTGAGCAGAAATTCTGATAACAATAGCCCCAGCACCAGCGTGACTCATCGAGAATCACAGATTATGGAGAACATGGTAGAAAGCGGTACGCAGGGGAGTCAAGAAACACCATTCCTTGAGAAACAAGAAACCTCATATATATGGGAAGAGGAAGAAGAGTGTGAGAATGAACAGTCTTGTTATGGAGAAATGAGCTACGATTGGTTTACAGAAATATCTCGGCCTCGGACTTACTGGGAAGATCTGAGGCAATCGCGGTATCTACAAGTGATGAACTCCCGATCTGACAAAGATGATATATGCAGACTCCTTGAGAG AAGAACGGTTTCTGATTTCCTTCAGAGCGGATTGCGAGAGAAGATCGATAAGTTCATAATGTCCCGTGTACAGACACATCCTATTCAGCGTATTCACCAAGCTGGTAAAGAGGAACAAAACTGTGACGTAAGCGAAGAAGAAGATGACTTGAGCCAGACGTCATCGCAGCTATTTGCATCATCACCGGCAGGTTCATGGAGTTCTCAGGATACAGGAGTTACTTCCACTCCTGACTTATTACCTTTGCACAACCTTCAGACAAAT GAGATGGAGATTATAAGCGAAATGAGATCACAGATCTTACACCTACAGCTAGAAATGTCGGAGCTACGAGACTCTGTCAAAACGTGTTTGGACGTAAACGCTAGCCTTCAAAAGTCAATTCACCGTGAAAATCCACTGAAACGTAAATGCTGCGTTTGTAACGAGACGCAAGTTGATACACTTCTATACAG GTGCGGCCACATGTGCACATGCCTTAGATGCGCAAACGAACTACAATGTAATGGCGGCAAGTGTCCGATTTGTTATGCTAAGATCCTTGACGTTGTCCGTGTCTTCGTCGATTCAAGGACCTAA